In Pyricularia oryzae 70-15 chromosome 2, whole genome shotgun sequence, one genomic interval encodes:
- a CDS encoding zinc-binding alcohol dehydrogenase domain-containing protein 1, with translation MAPTSNKAIIFKKAPEGFPKPGEDLVIEDRPLELVAPEGGVVAQVLYASFDPYQRGRLRKPEVKSYFPAMTIGQPLENTSLLRVLESKSERFAKGDVLKHSLCPNQQYVVLSAEQAQQQSIFKVEESSEFELAHHLGVLGMPGLTAYASLFEIGKPKKGETILVSSAAGAVGQVVGQLAKREGLTVIGSVGSDDKVEYCKELGFDHVFNYKKESPDAALTRLAPNGIDIYYENVGGEHLEAALKHMNKYGRIPTCGMISEYNVKPEDQKGIKGLMNIVSKEITMRGFLYQSIAGPWAAKFKEDVTKGLKDGSIKAKLHVVEGIENGPEGFVGMLRGENFGKAVLKIGE, from the exons ATGGCACCCACTAGCAACAAGGCCATCATCTTCAAGAAGGCTCCCGAGGGCTTCCCCAAGCCCGGCGAGGACCTCGTGATCGAGGACCGGCCTCTCGAGCTGGTGGCCCCCGAGGGTGGCGTGGTCGCACAGGTTCTCTACGCCTCGTTCGACCCCTACCAGCGCGGGCGCCTCCGAAAGCCCGAGGTCAAGTCGTACTTTCCGGCCATGACGATAGGGCAGCCGCTCGAGAACACGTCGCTGCTGCGCGTGCTGGAGTCCAAGAGCGAGCGGTTCGCCAAGGGCGACGTGCTCAAGCACTCGCTGTGCCCCAACCAGCAGTACGTGGTGCTGTCGGCCGAGCAGGCGCAGCAGCAGAGCATCTTCAAGGTGGAGGAGTCGAGCGAGTTCGAGCTGGCCCACCACCTGGGCGTCCTCGGCATGCCGGGCCTGACCGCCTACGCGTCGCTCTTTGAGATTGGCAAGCCCAAGAAGGGCGAGACCATCCTCGTCAGcagcgccgccggcgccgtcggcCAGGTCGTCGGCCAGCTGGCCAAGCGCGAGGGCCTGACCGTCATCGGCAGCGTTGGCTCCGACGACAAGGTCGAGTACTGCAAGGAGCTCGGCTTCGACCACGTCTTCAACTACAAGAAGGAGAGCCCTGACGCCGCGCTGACCCGCCTGGCCCCCAACGGTATCGACATTTACTACGAGAACGTCGGAGGCGAGCACCTCGAGGCCGCCCTCAAGCACATGAACAAGTACGGCAGGATCCCGACTTGTGGAATG ATCTCCGAGTACAACGTCAAGCCCGAGGACCAAAAGGGCATCAAGGGCCTGATGAACATCGTCTCCAAGGAGATCACCATGCGCGGATTCCTGTACCAGTCGATCGCCGGTCCCTGGGCTGCCAAGTTCAAGGAGGACGTTACCAAGGGACTCAAGGACGGCTCGATCAAGGCCAAGCTCCACGTTGTCGAAGGAATCGAGAACGGCCCGGAGGGTTTCGTTGGCATGCTGCGGGGTGAGAACTTTGGCAAGGCCGTGCTGAAGATTGGCGAGTAG
- a CDS encoding quinate permease, with protein sequence MGWSHAAGTNDPPEVRNWTIHWIALVASCAALAMGYDSAVIGGTMALDSFKRDFGFNDIPASLRDAHSADIVSTFHVGCFFGALFTFPVAERIGRRWAILMACLIFMVGGSMMAAADGKVALIIAGRAIGGLGIGSASLVVPVYIAETSPPSVRGRLVGIFEVASQSGGMLGFWINYATDRTIDVADKAQWVVPLALQLVPIVVLACGILFCPESPRWLARGDRFDEAERVLVYLRNLPADHEYIRTEMAAIRAQVEERSTTRMSKRQQLAKVFQRGTRNRIAIGAALMFLQSFTGVNIMTYYSPRIFETLGITGTATKLFSTGIYGVAKMLGMLAFTFVVVEGIGRRKGLIWGALLGCLPLFYVGAYVMKADPLSRAAQGDLVQDGWGYFAMVCIYLNAFIICATWQGITWTYAAEIFPLDIRMLCVALTTATTWLGSFVVARATPYMITDLGYGTYFMFGAFVVAMGIWAFFFVPETRGIFIEQMDALFAKPMHKAVWDQLRGKPVVVDSADSIAAKKDGDAESIDEKEKEAVHVA encoded by the exons ATGGGTTGGTCTCACGCCGCCGGGACGAATGATCCTCCCGAGGTCCGCAACTGGACCATCCACTGGATCGCTCTGGTGGCATCATGTGCAGCCCTCGCGA TGGGCTACGACAGCGCCGTGATCGGCGGCACCATGGCGCTGGACTCGTTTAAGCGGGACTTTGGGTTCAACGACATCCCGGCGTCGCTGCGCGACGCGCACAGCGCCGACATTGTCAGCACGTTCCACGTGGGCTGCTTCTTCGGGGCGCTCTTCACGTTCCCGGTGGCGGAGCGGATCGGGCGGCGCTGGGCGATCCTGATGGCGTGCCTCATCTTCATGGTGGGCGGCAGcatgatggcggcggcggacggCAAGGTGGCGCTGATCATCGCGGGGCGGGCCATCGGCGGGCTGGGCATCGGGTCGGCGTCGCTGGTGGTGCCGGTCTACATCGCCGAGACGTCGCCGCCCAGCGTCCGCGGCCGGCTGGTCGGCATCTTCGAGGTGGCGTCGCAGTCGGGCGGCATGCTGGGCTTCTGGATCAACTACGCCACCGACCGCACCATCGACGTCGCCGACAAGGCCCAGTGGGTCGTGCCGCTGGCCCTGCAGCTCGTGCCCATCGTCGTGCTCGCCTGCGGCATCCTCTTCTGCCCCGAGTCGCCGCGCTGGCTCGCGCGCGGCGACAGGTtcgacgaggccgagagGGTCCTCGTCTACCTGCGCAACCTGCCGGCGGACCACGAGTACATCCGCACCGAGATGGCGGCCATCCGCGCGCAGGTGGAGGAGAGGAGCACGACGCGCATGAGCAAGCGGCAGCAGCTCGCCAAGGTGTTCCAGAGGGGCACGCGCAACCGCATCGCCATCGGCGCCGCCCTCATGTTCCTGCAGAGCTTCACCGGCGTCAACATCATGACCTACTACTCGCCGCGCATCTTTGAGACGCTGGGCATCACCGGCACCGCCACCAAGCTCTTCAGCACCGGCATCTACGGCGTCGCCAAGATGCTGGGCATGCTCGCCTTCACCtttgtcgtcgtcgagggCATCGGCCGCAGGAAGGGTCTGATCTGGGGCGCCTTGCTGGGCTGCCTGCCGCTCTTCTACGTCGGCGCCTACGTCATGAAGGCCGACCCCCTCAGCCGCGCCGCCCAGGGCGACCTGGTCCAGGACGGCTGGGGCTACTTTGCCATGGTCTGCATCTACCTCAACGCCTTTATCATCTGCGCCACCTGGCAGGGCATCACTTGGACCTACGCCGCCGAGATCTTCCCCCTCGACATCCGCATGCTGTGTGTCGCCTtgaccaccgccaccacctgGCTCGGCTCCTTTGTCGTCGCCCGTGCCACCCCCTACATGATCACCGACCTCGGCTACGGCACCTACTTTATGTTTGGTGCCTTTGTGGTCGCCATGGGCATCTGGGCTTTCTTCTTTGTGCCCGAGACGAGAG GCATCTTCATCGAGCAGATGGACGCCCTCTTCGCCAAGCCCATGCACAAGGCCGTTTGGGACCAGCTCCGCGGCAAGCCCGTCGTGGTCGACTCGGCAGACTCCATCGCCGCCAAAAAGGATGGAGACGCCGAGTCTATTGatgagaaggagaaggaagCTGTCCATGTTGCATAA